In Triticum urartu cultivar G1812 chromosome 6, Tu2.1, whole genome shotgun sequence, the following proteins share a genomic window:
- the LOC125515992 gene encoding 7-deoxyloganetin glucosyltransferase-like — protein sequence MGPSAPGEKAHAVCLPAAFQGHIIPMLDLAKMLHARGFHVTFVNTEYNHARLVRARGAAAVAGVPGFRFDTIPDGLPPSDNDVTQDVLSLCKSLTETCVGPFRRLLAELNDTATPMGHPPVTCIVSDNVMDFSMEAARELGLPYVQLYTSSAISYVGVRHYRLLFDRGLAPIKDVKQLTNEYLDTPVEDVLGLRNMRFKDFPSFIRSPAPDDYMLHFVLGIAERAVGASAMIVNTFGDLEEEAVAAMEALGLPKVYTIGPLPLLAPSSSISMSLWKQQEECLPWLDDKEPGSVVYANFGSITVMTNEQLVEFAWGLAKSGRHFLWIIRPDLAKGDTAVLPSEFSAETAERGLVASWCPQQQVLNHPAVGAFLTHSGWNSTLESMCGGVPVISWPFFGDQQTNCRYQCNEWGVGMEIDSDVRRDAVADLITEVMEGESGKVMKKKAQEWKEKAVTATKSGGSSHRNFDALIRDVLAPSRSG from the coding sequence ATGGGTCCTTCGGCACCAGGCGAGAAAGCACACGCCGTGTGCCTGCCGGCGGCCTTTCAGGGGCACATCATCCCCATGCTCGACCTGGCCAAGATGCTCCATGCCCGCGGCTTTCATGTCACCTTCGTCAACACCGAGTACAACCACGCCCGCCTCGTCCGCGCGCGGGGCGCGGCCGCGGTGGCCGGCGTCCCGGGTTTCCGCTTCGACACCATTCCGGACGGCCTGCCGCCGTCCGACAACGACGTCACGCAGGACGTCCTGTCGCTCTGCAAGTCCCTCACGGAGACCTGCGTCGGGCCCTTCCGCCGCCTCCTCGCAGAGCTCAACGACACCGCCACGCCCATGGGCCACCCGCCCGTGACCTGCATCGTCTCCGACAACGTGATGGACTTCTCCATGGAAGCGGCCAGGGAGCTAGGCCTCCCCTATGTCCAGCTGTACACCTCCAGCGCCATCAGCTATGTCGGTGTCCGCCACTACCGCCTCCTCTTCGACCGTGGCCTCGCACCGATCAAAGACGTCAAGCAGCTGACGAACGAGTACCTTGACACGCCGGTGGAAGATGTGCTGGGCCTGCGGAACATGAGGTTCAAGGACTTCCCGTCCTTCATACGCAGCCCCGCCCCGGACGACTACATGCTGCATTTCGTGCTCGGGATTGCAGAGCGCGCGGTCGGCGCGTCGGCGATGATCGTCAACACCTTCGGCGACCTTGAGGAAGAGGCGGTGGCGGCCATGGAGGCGCTCGGCCTGCCCAAGGTGTACACCATCGGCCCACTCCCTCTGCTGGCGCCGAGCTCAAGCATCAGCATGAGCCTGTGGAAGCAGCAGGAGGAGTGCCTGCCGTGGCTCGATGACAAGGAGCCCGGCTCCGTTGTGTACGCGAACTTCGGCAGCATCACCGTCATGACCAACGAGCAGCTGGTGGAGTTTGCGTGGGGGCTGGCCAAGAGCGGCAGGCATTTCCTCTGGATCATCCGTCCCGACCTCGCCAAGGGCGACACTGCAGTGCTCCCCTCGGAGTTCTCGGCCGAGACGGCGGAGCGTGGGCTCGTGGCCTCCTGGTGCCCGCAGCAGCAGGTGCTGAACCACCCGGCCGTGGGCGCATTCCTGACGCACAGCGGCTGGAACTCGACGCTGGAGAGCATGTGCGGTGGCGTGCCCGTCATCAGCTGGCCATTCTTCGGGGACCAGCAGACCAACTGTCGGTACCAGTGCAATGAATGGGGCGTCGGCATGGAGATCGACAGCGACGTCCGGCGCGATGCCGTCGCAGACCTTATCACGGAGGTCATGGAGGGGGAGAGTGGGaaggtgatgaagaagaaggcaCAGGAGTGGAAGGAGAAAGCGGTCACGGCGACCAAGTCCGGCGGCTCGTCTCACCGCAACTTTGATGCGTTGATTCGCGACGTGCTCGCTCCTAGCCGCTCTGGGTAG